Proteins encoded by one window of Anaerohalosphaeraceae bacterium:
- a CDS encoding sulfatase: MNPTNKISRRTLLKQGTLGAAGLLLNRLAPSLYAGSSVLKSNLLIVLADQLGLNHCGYARYWNGTHYTGQAVTPNLDRFAAQSTNFVNTVANTPVCSAFRATLMTGKYTTSHGMVINELRLNPYQDCLGHVLTRAGCQTAYIGKWHLYANVLGDHDNPNNSFVPRGVHRLGFNGFWAAYNFHHDYYNTYYHTESKEKIYYGPGVYEPDGQTDLAINWLKCNAVKSSRPFAMVLSWGTPHDPWNDENVPAEYRDMFAKTSLPNPPNYKPTNDPYADNWARLSDTERASLETWRRNYYAMTTNLDWNFGRLMQFLDASGLAENTIVVFSSDHGEMFGSQGRRAKNIFYEEAARIPFLIRWPGHIPAGAVSDACLSTVDFAPTFLGLLGLPVPSRWEGMNLAHLALGQSGPQPEFAFLQGTGATAAWDVGHEWRAVRTKRFTYARFRIPRADAPQELLFDNQNDPYQMTNLVSNPEYQTTLQDLRSKLNEKMDSLSDTFEAVTYYRDNWTDGNRVILRGARG; this comes from the coding sequence ATGAATCCGACAAACAAAATCAGCCGCCGTACTCTGCTCAAACAAGGCACGCTCGGAGCCGCCGGGCTTCTTCTGAATCGACTGGCCCCTTCCCTTTATGCCGGCTCCTCAGTGTTAAAATCGAACCTTCTGATTGTCCTGGCCGACCAGCTGGGATTGAACCACTGCGGCTATGCCCGCTATTGGAACGGCACCCACTATACCGGGCAGGCCGTTACTCCGAATCTGGACCGGTTTGCCGCCCAAAGCACCAACTTCGTCAACACTGTCGCCAATACCCCCGTTTGTTCGGCCTTCCGCGCCACGCTGATGACCGGCAAGTATACCACCAGCCACGGAATGGTCATCAACGAACTGCGGCTCAATCCTTATCAGGACTGCCTCGGTCATGTTTTGACCCGCGCCGGCTGCCAGACTGCTTATATCGGCAAATGGCACCTGTATGCCAACGTCCTCGGCGACCACGACAACCCGAATAACTCCTTTGTCCCCCGCGGCGTCCACCGGCTCGGCTTTAACGGCTTCTGGGCCGCCTATAACTTCCATCACGATTACTACAACACCTACTACCACACCGAATCCAAAGAAAAAATTTATTACGGCCCCGGCGTCTATGAACCCGATGGTCAGACAGACCTGGCTATCAACTGGCTTAAGTGCAATGCCGTCAAATCCTCCCGGCCTTTCGCAATGGTTCTGTCGTGGGGTACGCCGCACGACCCGTGGAATGACGAAAACGTCCCCGCCGAATATCGGGATATGTTCGCAAAGACTTCTCTGCCCAACCCGCCCAACTATAAACCAACCAACGACCCCTATGCCGATAACTGGGCTCGGCTGTCCGACACCGAGCGTGCCTCCCTCGAAACGTGGAGACGAAACTATTACGCGATGACAACCAACCTCGACTGGAACTTCGGACGGCTGATGCAGTTTCTTGACGCCAGCGGTCTGGCCGAAAACACCATCGTTGTTTTCTCCTCCGACCATGGGGAAATGTTCGGTTCGCAGGGCCGCCGCGCCAAAAACATCTTCTACGAAGAAGCAGCCCGCATTCCCTTCCTGATTCGATGGCCCGGACATATCCCGGCCGGGGCCGTCTCCGATGCCTGCCTATCCACCGTCGATTTCGCCCCGACATTCCTCGGTCTGCTCGGTCTGCCTGTCCCCTCCCGATGGGAAGGAATGAATCTGGCCCATCTGGCATTGGGACAATCCGGCCCGCAGCCGGAGTTTGCCTTTCTGCAGGGAACCGGGGCCACCGCCGCCTGGGATGTCGGCCACGAGTGGCGGGCTGTCCGAACCAAACGCTTTACCTATGCCAGATTCCGCATCCCAAGAGCCGATGCACCGCAGGAATTGCTGTTTGACAATCAAAACGACCCTTATCAAATGACAAATCTGGTGTCCAATCCGGAGTACCAGACGACCCTGCAGGACCTTCGCAGCAAACTGAATGAGAAAATGGACTCCCTCAGCGATACCTTTGAAGCCGTCACGTACTACCGCGACAACTGGACGGACGGAAACCGAGTTATTCTCAGAGGAGCCAGAGGATAA
- a CDS encoding LamG-like jellyroll fold domain-containing protein translates to MESVREKFEIARIILRILDGSISLEEFESFEKLLQTRLDVRTFYLSIIENTAQFRKTPDILQWELTEEDEEGLLKQELWLSLAEMEQLSPAVPIAKEPPAPPIAASKPSPTFRKISLVPMLASIAAALMLLLYTHWMPVRDTQHGQILETFQACFDEEFEQYSPGASLGKQTLRLQQGLVRIRTEQGAFVLLEGPAEFRLENDNQLFLIQGKLTADVPKNAEGFTVRTPSACIIDYGTKFGVVMDQYANTEAHVLEGTVEMLLGSNLRTSQKTVRLTAFQAASASGQTLALIPAKVQDFTYQIPSPFEASVRVLEPTLYLRLKEKLPQTLADLTGKTGLQIHFSSDLQVVQGPFSTPDSPSYALAMMPEQSVRISEVRPIFENDSGDYTVLCWLRPDKIEPQLIWSHLTAQPIPAVMENSYYRILRIAEDGRLEHTAYYPNRRPDARKVNSIVSDRPLEPGRWYFFAVTHAKGTRKLMYLNGRLCAQSARPQDTPLERYIELSFGRSLDELGAGFSGAITDIAFFNRVLSEKEIQHLYQTAPRK, encoded by the coding sequence ATGGAATCCGTCCGCGAAAAATTTGAAATCGCCCGAATTATCCTTCGAATTCTCGACGGTTCAATCTCCCTGGAGGAGTTTGAATCCTTTGAAAAACTCCTCCAGACACGCCTTGACGTGCGAACCTTCTATCTTTCCATCATTGAAAACACCGCTCAATTCCGAAAAACACCGGACATCCTTCAATGGGAACTAACAGAAGAAGACGAAGAAGGTCTTCTTAAGCAGGAACTGTGGCTTTCTCTGGCTGAAATGGAGCAACTGTCCCCGGCCGTTCCAATCGCCAAAGAACCTCCGGCTCCTCCTATTGCGGCCTCCAAACCCTCTCCGACCTTCCGCAAAATCAGTCTGGTGCCGATGCTTGCATCCATCGCCGCCGCCCTGATGCTCCTTCTTTACACTCATTGGATGCCGGTTCGAGATACCCAGCATGGGCAAATCCTCGAAACCTTTCAGGCATGTTTTGACGAGGAATTTGAACAGTACTCTCCCGGCGCTTCGCTTGGCAAACAAACCCTTCGTCTTCAGCAGGGGCTTGTACGCATTCGCACTGAGCAAGGCGCCTTTGTTCTTCTGGAAGGTCCCGCCGAATTCCGACTCGAAAATGACAATCAGCTGTTTTTGATTCAGGGGAAACTGACTGCCGATGTCCCCAAAAATGCCGAGGGATTCACGGTTCGGACACCCTCCGCGTGCATCATCGATTACGGAACCAAATTCGGCGTTGTTATGGACCAGTACGCCAACACAGAAGCTCACGTTCTTGAAGGAACGGTGGAAATGCTTCTCGGCTCCAACCTCCGTACTTCCCAGAAAACCGTGCGGCTCACCGCTTTTCAGGCCGCCTCTGCCTCCGGGCAAACCCTTGCACTGATTCCGGCGAAAGTCCAGGACTTTACGTATCAGATTCCTTCCCCGTTTGAGGCATCCGTTCGAGTCCTCGAGCCCACCCTTTATCTCCGGCTAAAAGAAAAACTCCCCCAAACCCTCGCCGATCTCACAGGAAAAACCGGCTTACAGATTCATTTCTCCTCCGATCTGCAAGTTGTTCAAGGACCTTTCTCGACTCCAGACAGTCCTTCTTACGCTCTTGCAATGATGCCTGAGCAGTCGGTCCGAATCTCCGAGGTCCGGCCGATTTTTGAAAATGATTCCGGCGACTACACCGTTCTCTGCTGGCTTCGGCCGGATAAAATTGAGCCCCAGCTCATCTGGTCTCATCTGACCGCTCAACCTATTCCGGCTGTTATGGAAAATTCCTACTATCGCATCCTGCGGATTGCCGAGGACGGCAGATTGGAACATACCGCCTACTACCCGAACCGACGGCCGGATGCTCGAAAAGTCAATTCCATTGTCAGCGACCGTCCTCTCGAGCCGGGCCGCTGGTATTTCTTTGCCGTCACCCACGCCAAAGGCACCCGGAAATTGATGTATCTCAATGGGCGTCTGTGTGCCCAATCCGCCCGTCCGCAGGACACCCCGCTTGAACGGTACATAGAGCTGTCCTTCGGGCGCTCCCTCGATGAATTGGGGGCTGGCTTTTCCGGTGCCATCACGGATATCGCTTTCTTCAACCGGGTCCTCTCGGAAAAAGAGATTCAGCATCTGTATCAAACCGCCCCGCGAAAATAA